In Metopolophium dirhodum isolate CAU chromosome 7, ASM1992520v1, whole genome shotgun sequence, one genomic interval encodes:
- the LOC132949327 gene encoding DNA-binding protein Ewg-like isoform X6, which produces MMDRSGNDMNMTGDSDLDDDGCLSSDDCDGDSNQSKSDLMSAAMGDDVTAQLAAAGPVGMAAAAAIVSSKKRKRPHSFETNPSIRKRQHNRLLRKLKVTIDEFATRVGQQAIVLVATPGKETTGFKCFGAKPLEDVVKNLRATVMDQLDTALAQHAPPPIPDDPTLYELPPLILDGIPTPVEKMTQAQLRAFIPLMLKYSTGRGKPGWGRESTRPPWWPNELPWANVRMDARCEDEKQKISWTRALRQIVINCYKYHGREDLLPTFSEEDEAKTIVNNVASQSIVTSVLKFNPKATSIESRNSPDAQEQQQQQQQQLTQYSPAFLHSISNVDGSMSIFHVDPNNPIITLPDGTQAHVQGVINASQGPNGHTVHSVHTLGEGQNQDGVTVDILNNVPEATLNQEGQIIITGEDGQVSSMITVPVSTSLYQSVCQQISEGSIQVVTPVMHHMPKSEPGGGMDSSNCEVETINVPHQLVAITGQNGEQVLQLISLKDNKLINATVGEIKEEGTNMSNSDQ; this is translated from the exons ATGATGGATCGTAGTGGAAATGATATGAATATGACTGGAGACAGCGATCTAGATGATGATGGTTGTTTATCATCTGATGACTGCGATGGGGACTCCAACCAGAGTAAAAGTGATTTGATGTCTGCAGCAATGGGAGATGATGTGACTGCACAGCTTGCTGCAGCAG GACCAGTTGGAatggctgctgctgctgcaatTGTGTCATCAAAGAAGCGAAAAAGACCACATTCATTTGAGACCAATCCATCTATTCGAAAACGACAGCACAATCGGTTACTACGTAAACTCAAA GTTACCATTGATGAGTTTGCCACCAGAGTTGGCCAACAAGCAATTGTATTAGTAGCGACACCTGGAAAGGAAACCACGGGTTTTAAATGCTTTGGTGCAAAACCTTTAGAAGATGTT GTAAAAAATTTACGTGCCACTGTTATGGACCAACTGGATACTGCATTAGCACAACATGCACCACCACCTATTCCAGATGACCCTACTCTATATGAGCTACCACCGCTCATTTTAGATGGAATTCCAACTCCTGTTGAAAAAATGACTCAGGCTCAATTAAGAGCATTTATACCTTTAATGTTGAAGTATTCCACGG gtAGAGGGAAACCTGGTTGGGGCAGAGAAAGTACTCGACCGCCTTGGTGGCCCAATGAATTACCTTGGGCAAATGTTAGAATGGATGCTCGATGCGAGGATGAGAAACaaaaa ATTTCTTGGACAAGAGCACTACGACAGATTGTTATAAACTGTTATAAATACCATGGCCGTGAAGATTTATTGCCTACGTTTAGTGAAGAAGATGAAGCAAAAACAATTGTTAATAATGTTGCAAGCCAATCAATTGTAACTTCTGTGCTCAAATTCAATCCTAAAGCCACTAGTATTGAATCACGAAATTCACCTGATGCACaggaacaacaacaacaacaacaacaacaactaacacag TATTCACCGGCTTTCCTCCATTCGATTAGTAATGTTGATGGGTCAATGTCCATATTTCATGTTGATCCAAATaacccaattattacgttaCCTGATGGAACTCAGGCCCATGTTCAAGGAGTT atAAATGCTTCCCAGGGACCAAACGGCCACACAGTTCATTCTGTTCATACCCTTGGCGAAGGCCAAAATCAAGATGGTGTAACTgtagatatattaaataatgtacctGAAGCCACATTGAATCAAGAAggtcaaataattattaccggTGAAGATGGACAAG TATCAAGCATGATAACTGTTCCTGTTAGTACTTCATTATACCAAAGTGTTTGTCAACAAATTAGTGAAGGTAGCATACAG gttGTCACACCGGTTATGCATCATATGCCCAAGTCTGAGCCCGGTGGTGGGATGGATTCATCAAATTGTGAAGTAGAAACCATTAATGTGCCACATCAGTTGGTAGCCATCACCGGGCAAAATGGTGAACAAGTGTTGCAGTTGATCTCATTAAAAGATAACAAATTGATCAATGCTACAGTTGGCGAAATTAAAGAAGAAGGCACTAACATGTCTAATTCGGACCAATGA
- the LOC132949327 gene encoding DNA-binding protein Ewg-like isoform X1, whose protein sequence is MMDRSGNDMNMTGDSDLDDDGCLSSDDCDGDSNQSKSDLMSAAMGDDVTAQLAAAEKRNSGSSNTRGLCYGLCRSGPVGMAAAAAIVSSKKRKRPHSFETNPSIRKRQHNRLLRKLKVTIDEFATRVGQQAIVLVATPGKETTGFKCFGAKPLEDVVKNLRATVMDQLDTALAQHAPPPIPDDPTLYELPPLILDGIPTPVEKMTQAQLRAFIPLMLKYSTGRGKPGWGRESTRPPWWPNELPWANVRMDARCEDEKQKISWTRALRQIVINCYKYHGREDLLPTFSEEDEAKTIVNNVASQSIVTSVLKFNPKATSIESRNSPDAQEQQQQQQQQLTQVQYSPAFLHSISNVDGSMSIFHVDPNNPIITLPDGTQAHVQGVINASQGPNGHTVHSVHTLGEGQNQDGVTVDILNNVPEATLNQEGQIIITGEDGQVSSMITVPVSTSLYQSVCQQISEGSIQVVTPVMHHMPKSEPGGGMDSSNCEVETINVPHQLVAITGQNGEQVLQLISLKDNKLINATVGEIKEEGTNMSNSDQ, encoded by the exons ATGATGGATCGTAGTGGAAATGATATGAATATGACTGGAGACAGCGATCTAGATGATGATGGTTGTTTATCATCTGATGACTGCGATGGGGACTCCAACCAGAGTAAAAGTGATTTGATGTCTGCAGCAATGGGAGATGATGTGACTGCACAGCTTGCTGCAGCAG AAAAACGCAATAGCGGATCGTCGAACACTAGGGGTCTTTGTTATGGTTTGTGTCGATCAGGACCAGTTGGAatggctgctgctgctgcaatTGTGTCATCAAAGAAGCGAAAAAGACCACATTCATTTGAGACCAATCCATCTATTCGAAAACGACAGCACAATCGGTTACTACGTAAACTCAAA GTTACCATTGATGAGTTTGCCACCAGAGTTGGCCAACAAGCAATTGTATTAGTAGCGACACCTGGAAAGGAAACCACGGGTTTTAAATGCTTTGGTGCAAAACCTTTAGAAGATGTT GTAAAAAATTTACGTGCCACTGTTATGGACCAACTGGATACTGCATTAGCACAACATGCACCACCACCTATTCCAGATGACCCTACTCTATATGAGCTACCACCGCTCATTTTAGATGGAATTCCAACTCCTGTTGAAAAAATGACTCAGGCTCAATTAAGAGCATTTATACCTTTAATGTTGAAGTATTCCACGG gtAGAGGGAAACCTGGTTGGGGCAGAGAAAGTACTCGACCGCCTTGGTGGCCCAATGAATTACCTTGGGCAAATGTTAGAATGGATGCTCGATGCGAGGATGAGAAACaaaaa ATTTCTTGGACAAGAGCACTACGACAGATTGTTATAAACTGTTATAAATACCATGGCCGTGAAGATTTATTGCCTACGTTTAGTGAAGAAGATGAAGCAAAAACAATTGTTAATAATGTTGCAAGCCAATCAATTGTAACTTCTGTGCTCAAATTCAATCCTAAAGCCACTAGTATTGAATCACGAAATTCACCTGATGCACaggaacaacaacaacaacaacaacaacaactaacacag gtaCAGTATTCACCGGCTTTCCTCCATTCGATTAGTAATGTTGATGGGTCAATGTCCATATTTCATGTTGATCCAAATaacccaattattacgttaCCTGATGGAACTCAGGCCCATGTTCAAGGAGTT atAAATGCTTCCCAGGGACCAAACGGCCACACAGTTCATTCTGTTCATACCCTTGGCGAAGGCCAAAATCAAGATGGTGTAACTgtagatatattaaataatgtacctGAAGCCACATTGAATCAAGAAggtcaaataattattaccggTGAAGATGGACAAG TATCAAGCATGATAACTGTTCCTGTTAGTACTTCATTATACCAAAGTGTTTGTCAACAAATTAGTGAAGGTAGCATACAG gttGTCACACCGGTTATGCATCATATGCCCAAGTCTGAGCCCGGTGGTGGGATGGATTCATCAAATTGTGAAGTAGAAACCATTAATGTGCCACATCAGTTGGTAGCCATCACCGGGCAAAATGGTGAACAAGTGTTGCAGTTGATCTCATTAAAAGATAACAAATTGATCAATGCTACAGTTGGCGAAATTAAAGAAGAAGGCACTAACATGTCTAATTCGGACCAATGA
- the LOC132949327 gene encoding DNA-binding protein Ewg-like isoform X4, whose product MMDRSGNDMNMTGDSDLDDDGCLSSDDCDGDSNQSKSDLMSAAMGDDVTAQLAAAEKRNSGSSNTRGLCYGLCRSGPVGMAAAAAIVSSKKRKRPHSFETNPSIRKRQHNRLLRKLKVTIDEFATRVGQQAIVLVATPGKETTGFKCFGAKPLEDVVKNLRATVMDQLDTALAQHAPPPIPDDPTLYELPPLILDGIPTPVEKMTQAQLRAFIPLMLKYSTGRGKPGWGRESTRPPWWPNELPWANVRMDARCEDEKQKISWTRALRQIVINCYKYHGREDLLPTFSEEDEAKTIVNNVASQSIVTSVLKFNPKATSIESRNSPDAQEQQQQQQQQLTQYSPAFLHSISNVDGSMSIFHVDPNNPIITLPDGTQAHVQGVGPNGHTVHSVHTLGEGQNQDGVTVDILNNVPEATLNQEGQIIITGEDGQVSSMITVPVSTSLYQSVCQQISEGSIQVVTPVMHHMPKSEPGGGMDSSNCEVETINVPHQLVAITGQNGEQVLQLISLKDNKLINATVGEIKEEGTNMSNSDQ is encoded by the exons ATGATGGATCGTAGTGGAAATGATATGAATATGACTGGAGACAGCGATCTAGATGATGATGGTTGTTTATCATCTGATGACTGCGATGGGGACTCCAACCAGAGTAAAAGTGATTTGATGTCTGCAGCAATGGGAGATGATGTGACTGCACAGCTTGCTGCAGCAG AAAAACGCAATAGCGGATCGTCGAACACTAGGGGTCTTTGTTATGGTTTGTGTCGATCAGGACCAGTTGGAatggctgctgctgctgcaatTGTGTCATCAAAGAAGCGAAAAAGACCACATTCATTTGAGACCAATCCATCTATTCGAAAACGACAGCACAATCGGTTACTACGTAAACTCAAA GTTACCATTGATGAGTTTGCCACCAGAGTTGGCCAACAAGCAATTGTATTAGTAGCGACACCTGGAAAGGAAACCACGGGTTTTAAATGCTTTGGTGCAAAACCTTTAGAAGATGTT GTAAAAAATTTACGTGCCACTGTTATGGACCAACTGGATACTGCATTAGCACAACATGCACCACCACCTATTCCAGATGACCCTACTCTATATGAGCTACCACCGCTCATTTTAGATGGAATTCCAACTCCTGTTGAAAAAATGACTCAGGCTCAATTAAGAGCATTTATACCTTTAATGTTGAAGTATTCCACGG gtAGAGGGAAACCTGGTTGGGGCAGAGAAAGTACTCGACCGCCTTGGTGGCCCAATGAATTACCTTGGGCAAATGTTAGAATGGATGCTCGATGCGAGGATGAGAAACaaaaa ATTTCTTGGACAAGAGCACTACGACAGATTGTTATAAACTGTTATAAATACCATGGCCGTGAAGATTTATTGCCTACGTTTAGTGAAGAAGATGAAGCAAAAACAATTGTTAATAATGTTGCAAGCCAATCAATTGTAACTTCTGTGCTCAAATTCAATCCTAAAGCCACTAGTATTGAATCACGAAATTCACCTGATGCACaggaacaacaacaacaacaacaacaacaactaacacag TATTCACCGGCTTTCCTCCATTCGATTAGTAATGTTGATGGGTCAATGTCCATATTTCATGTTGATCCAAATaacccaattattacgttaCCTGATGGAACTCAGGCCCATGTTCAAGGAGTT GGACCAAACGGCCACACAGTTCATTCTGTTCATACCCTTGGCGAAGGCCAAAATCAAGATGGTGTAACTgtagatatattaaataatgtacctGAAGCCACATTGAATCAAGAAggtcaaataattattaccggTGAAGATGGACAAG TATCAAGCATGATAACTGTTCCTGTTAGTACTTCATTATACCAAAGTGTTTGTCAACAAATTAGTGAAGGTAGCATACAG gttGTCACACCGGTTATGCATCATATGCCCAAGTCTGAGCCCGGTGGTGGGATGGATTCATCAAATTGTGAAGTAGAAACCATTAATGTGCCACATCAGTTGGTAGCCATCACCGGGCAAAATGGTGAACAAGTGTTGCAGTTGATCTCATTAAAAGATAACAAATTGATCAATGCTACAGTTGGCGAAATTAAAGAAGAAGGCACTAACATGTCTAATTCGGACCAATGA
- the LOC132949327 gene encoding DNA-binding protein Ewg-like isoform X2 — protein MMDRSGNDMNMTGDSDLDDDGCLSSDDCDGDSNQSKSDLMSAAMGDDVTAQLAAAEKRNSGSSNTRGLCYGLCRSGPVGMAAAAAIVSSKKRKRPHSFETNPSIRKRQHNRLLRKLKVTIDEFATRVGQQAIVLVATPGKETTGFKCFGAKPLEDVVKNLRATVMDQLDTALAQHAPPPIPDDPTLYELPPLILDGIPTPVEKMTQAQLRAFIPLMLKYSTGRGKPGWGRESTRPPWWPNELPWANVRMDARCEDEKQKISWTRALRQIVINCYKYHGREDLLPTFSEEDEAKTIVNNVASQSIVTSVLKFNPKATSIESRNSPDAQEQQQQQQQQLTQYSPAFLHSISNVDGSMSIFHVDPNNPIITLPDGTQAHVQGVINASQGPNGHTVHSVHTLGEGQNQDGVTVDILNNVPEATLNQEGQIIITGEDGQVSSMITVPVSTSLYQSVCQQISEGSIQVVTPVMHHMPKSEPGGGMDSSNCEVETINVPHQLVAITGQNGEQVLQLISLKDNKLINATVGEIKEEGTNMSNSDQ, from the exons ATGATGGATCGTAGTGGAAATGATATGAATATGACTGGAGACAGCGATCTAGATGATGATGGTTGTTTATCATCTGATGACTGCGATGGGGACTCCAACCAGAGTAAAAGTGATTTGATGTCTGCAGCAATGGGAGATGATGTGACTGCACAGCTTGCTGCAGCAG AAAAACGCAATAGCGGATCGTCGAACACTAGGGGTCTTTGTTATGGTTTGTGTCGATCAGGACCAGTTGGAatggctgctgctgctgcaatTGTGTCATCAAAGAAGCGAAAAAGACCACATTCATTTGAGACCAATCCATCTATTCGAAAACGACAGCACAATCGGTTACTACGTAAACTCAAA GTTACCATTGATGAGTTTGCCACCAGAGTTGGCCAACAAGCAATTGTATTAGTAGCGACACCTGGAAAGGAAACCACGGGTTTTAAATGCTTTGGTGCAAAACCTTTAGAAGATGTT GTAAAAAATTTACGTGCCACTGTTATGGACCAACTGGATACTGCATTAGCACAACATGCACCACCACCTATTCCAGATGACCCTACTCTATATGAGCTACCACCGCTCATTTTAGATGGAATTCCAACTCCTGTTGAAAAAATGACTCAGGCTCAATTAAGAGCATTTATACCTTTAATGTTGAAGTATTCCACGG gtAGAGGGAAACCTGGTTGGGGCAGAGAAAGTACTCGACCGCCTTGGTGGCCCAATGAATTACCTTGGGCAAATGTTAGAATGGATGCTCGATGCGAGGATGAGAAACaaaaa ATTTCTTGGACAAGAGCACTACGACAGATTGTTATAAACTGTTATAAATACCATGGCCGTGAAGATTTATTGCCTACGTTTAGTGAAGAAGATGAAGCAAAAACAATTGTTAATAATGTTGCAAGCCAATCAATTGTAACTTCTGTGCTCAAATTCAATCCTAAAGCCACTAGTATTGAATCACGAAATTCACCTGATGCACaggaacaacaacaacaacaacaacaacaactaacacag TATTCACCGGCTTTCCTCCATTCGATTAGTAATGTTGATGGGTCAATGTCCATATTTCATGTTGATCCAAATaacccaattattacgttaCCTGATGGAACTCAGGCCCATGTTCAAGGAGTT atAAATGCTTCCCAGGGACCAAACGGCCACACAGTTCATTCTGTTCATACCCTTGGCGAAGGCCAAAATCAAGATGGTGTAACTgtagatatattaaataatgtacctGAAGCCACATTGAATCAAGAAggtcaaataattattaccggTGAAGATGGACAAG TATCAAGCATGATAACTGTTCCTGTTAGTACTTCATTATACCAAAGTGTTTGTCAACAAATTAGTGAAGGTAGCATACAG gttGTCACACCGGTTATGCATCATATGCCCAAGTCTGAGCCCGGTGGTGGGATGGATTCATCAAATTGTGAAGTAGAAACCATTAATGTGCCACATCAGTTGGTAGCCATCACCGGGCAAAATGGTGAACAAGTGTTGCAGTTGATCTCATTAAAAGATAACAAATTGATCAATGCTACAGTTGGCGAAATTAAAGAAGAAGGCACTAACATGTCTAATTCGGACCAATGA
- the LOC132949327 gene encoding DNA-binding protein Ewg-like isoform X3 produces MMDRSGNDMNMTGDSDLDDDGCLSSDDCDGDSNQSKSDLMSAAMGDDVTAQLAAAEKRNSGSSNTRGLCYGLCRSGPVGMAAAAAIVSSKKRKRPHSFETNPSIRKRQHNRLLRKLKVTIDEFATRVGQQAIVLVATPGKETTGFKCFGAKPLEDVVKNLRATVMDQLDTALAQHAPPPIPDDPTLYELPPLILDGIPTPVEKMTQAQLRAFIPLMLKYSTGRGKPGWGRESTRPPWWPNELPWANVRMDARCEDEKQKISWTRALRQIVINCYKYHGREDLLPTFSEEDEAKTIVNNVASQSIVTSVLKFNPKATSIESRNSPDAQEQQQQQQQQLTQVQYSPAFLHSISNVDGSMSIFHVDPNNPIITLPDGTQAHVQGVGPNGHTVHSVHTLGEGQNQDGVTVDILNNVPEATLNQEGQIIITGEDGQVSSMITVPVSTSLYQSVCQQISEGSIQVVTPVMHHMPKSEPGGGMDSSNCEVETINVPHQLVAITGQNGEQVLQLISLKDNKLINATVGEIKEEGTNMSNSDQ; encoded by the exons ATGATGGATCGTAGTGGAAATGATATGAATATGACTGGAGACAGCGATCTAGATGATGATGGTTGTTTATCATCTGATGACTGCGATGGGGACTCCAACCAGAGTAAAAGTGATTTGATGTCTGCAGCAATGGGAGATGATGTGACTGCACAGCTTGCTGCAGCAG AAAAACGCAATAGCGGATCGTCGAACACTAGGGGTCTTTGTTATGGTTTGTGTCGATCAGGACCAGTTGGAatggctgctgctgctgcaatTGTGTCATCAAAGAAGCGAAAAAGACCACATTCATTTGAGACCAATCCATCTATTCGAAAACGACAGCACAATCGGTTACTACGTAAACTCAAA GTTACCATTGATGAGTTTGCCACCAGAGTTGGCCAACAAGCAATTGTATTAGTAGCGACACCTGGAAAGGAAACCACGGGTTTTAAATGCTTTGGTGCAAAACCTTTAGAAGATGTT GTAAAAAATTTACGTGCCACTGTTATGGACCAACTGGATACTGCATTAGCACAACATGCACCACCACCTATTCCAGATGACCCTACTCTATATGAGCTACCACCGCTCATTTTAGATGGAATTCCAACTCCTGTTGAAAAAATGACTCAGGCTCAATTAAGAGCATTTATACCTTTAATGTTGAAGTATTCCACGG gtAGAGGGAAACCTGGTTGGGGCAGAGAAAGTACTCGACCGCCTTGGTGGCCCAATGAATTACCTTGGGCAAATGTTAGAATGGATGCTCGATGCGAGGATGAGAAACaaaaa ATTTCTTGGACAAGAGCACTACGACAGATTGTTATAAACTGTTATAAATACCATGGCCGTGAAGATTTATTGCCTACGTTTAGTGAAGAAGATGAAGCAAAAACAATTGTTAATAATGTTGCAAGCCAATCAATTGTAACTTCTGTGCTCAAATTCAATCCTAAAGCCACTAGTATTGAATCACGAAATTCACCTGATGCACaggaacaacaacaacaacaacaacaacaactaacacag gtaCAGTATTCACCGGCTTTCCTCCATTCGATTAGTAATGTTGATGGGTCAATGTCCATATTTCATGTTGATCCAAATaacccaattattacgttaCCTGATGGAACTCAGGCCCATGTTCAAGGAGTT GGACCAAACGGCCACACAGTTCATTCTGTTCATACCCTTGGCGAAGGCCAAAATCAAGATGGTGTAACTgtagatatattaaataatgtacctGAAGCCACATTGAATCAAGAAggtcaaataattattaccggTGAAGATGGACAAG TATCAAGCATGATAACTGTTCCTGTTAGTACTTCATTATACCAAAGTGTTTGTCAACAAATTAGTGAAGGTAGCATACAG gttGTCACACCGGTTATGCATCATATGCCCAAGTCTGAGCCCGGTGGTGGGATGGATTCATCAAATTGTGAAGTAGAAACCATTAATGTGCCACATCAGTTGGTAGCCATCACCGGGCAAAATGGTGAACAAGTGTTGCAGTTGATCTCATTAAAAGATAACAAATTGATCAATGCTACAGTTGGCGAAATTAAAGAAGAAGGCACTAACATGTCTAATTCGGACCAATGA
- the LOC132949327 gene encoding DNA-binding protein Ewg-like isoform X7 has product MMDRSGNDMNMTGDSDLDDDGCLSSDDCDGDSNQSKSDLMSAAMGDDVTAQLAAAGPVGMAAAAAIVSSKKRKRPHSFETNPSIRKRQHNRLLRKLKVTIDEFATRVGQQAIVLVATPGKETTGFKCFGAKPLEDVVKNLRATVMDQLDTALAQHAPPPIPDDPTLYELPPLILDGIPTPVEKMTQAQLRAFIPLMLKYSTGRGKPGWGRESTRPPWWPNELPWANVRMDARCEDEKQKISWTRALRQIVINCYKYHGREDLLPTFSEEDEAKTIVNNVASQSIVTSVLKFNPKATSIESRNSPDAQEQQQQQQQQLTQVQYSPAFLHSISNVDGSMSIFHVDPNNPIITLPDGTQAHVQGVGPNGHTVHSVHTLGEGQNQDGVTVDILNNVPEATLNQEGQIIITGEDGQVSSMITVPVSTSLYQSVCQQISEGSIQVVTPVMHHMPKSEPGGGMDSSNCEVETINVPHQLVAITGQNGEQVLQLISLKDNKLINATVGEIKEEGTNMSNSDQ; this is encoded by the exons ATGATGGATCGTAGTGGAAATGATATGAATATGACTGGAGACAGCGATCTAGATGATGATGGTTGTTTATCATCTGATGACTGCGATGGGGACTCCAACCAGAGTAAAAGTGATTTGATGTCTGCAGCAATGGGAGATGATGTGACTGCACAGCTTGCTGCAGCAG GACCAGTTGGAatggctgctgctgctgcaatTGTGTCATCAAAGAAGCGAAAAAGACCACATTCATTTGAGACCAATCCATCTATTCGAAAACGACAGCACAATCGGTTACTACGTAAACTCAAA GTTACCATTGATGAGTTTGCCACCAGAGTTGGCCAACAAGCAATTGTATTAGTAGCGACACCTGGAAAGGAAACCACGGGTTTTAAATGCTTTGGTGCAAAACCTTTAGAAGATGTT GTAAAAAATTTACGTGCCACTGTTATGGACCAACTGGATACTGCATTAGCACAACATGCACCACCACCTATTCCAGATGACCCTACTCTATATGAGCTACCACCGCTCATTTTAGATGGAATTCCAACTCCTGTTGAAAAAATGACTCAGGCTCAATTAAGAGCATTTATACCTTTAATGTTGAAGTATTCCACGG gtAGAGGGAAACCTGGTTGGGGCAGAGAAAGTACTCGACCGCCTTGGTGGCCCAATGAATTACCTTGGGCAAATGTTAGAATGGATGCTCGATGCGAGGATGAGAAACaaaaa ATTTCTTGGACAAGAGCACTACGACAGATTGTTATAAACTGTTATAAATACCATGGCCGTGAAGATTTATTGCCTACGTTTAGTGAAGAAGATGAAGCAAAAACAATTGTTAATAATGTTGCAAGCCAATCAATTGTAACTTCTGTGCTCAAATTCAATCCTAAAGCCACTAGTATTGAATCACGAAATTCACCTGATGCACaggaacaacaacaacaacaacaacaacaactaacacag gtaCAGTATTCACCGGCTTTCCTCCATTCGATTAGTAATGTTGATGGGTCAATGTCCATATTTCATGTTGATCCAAATaacccaattattacgttaCCTGATGGAACTCAGGCCCATGTTCAAGGAGTT GGACCAAACGGCCACACAGTTCATTCTGTTCATACCCTTGGCGAAGGCCAAAATCAAGATGGTGTAACTgtagatatattaaataatgtacctGAAGCCACATTGAATCAAGAAggtcaaataattattaccggTGAAGATGGACAAG TATCAAGCATGATAACTGTTCCTGTTAGTACTTCATTATACCAAAGTGTTTGTCAACAAATTAGTGAAGGTAGCATACAG gttGTCACACCGGTTATGCATCATATGCCCAAGTCTGAGCCCGGTGGTGGGATGGATTCATCAAATTGTGAAGTAGAAACCATTAATGTGCCACATCAGTTGGTAGCCATCACCGGGCAAAATGGTGAACAAGTGTTGCAGTTGATCTCATTAAAAGATAACAAATTGATCAATGCTACAGTTGGCGAAATTAAAGAAGAAGGCACTAACATGTCTAATTCGGACCAATGA